The Denticeps clupeoides chromosome 5, fDenClu1.1, whole genome shotgun sequence genome includes a region encoding these proteins:
- the dedd1 gene encoding death effector domain-containing 1 isoform X2 — protein sequence MAKYSRSGDFYWEETECLTYYEMLSLHELFAVVGSQLTATDVEVLSFLLDETYSGRHPLDPDGWTEASADYGGPPEAAEPPSPLLVRAWRRSQPRGSPCPVAARHRPKSGVELLLALERRGYLGDSNLRPLLQLLRVLTRHDLLPFVSHKKRRTVSPQRSYDDLSGMGGRGNVRAAEERGTKQETVPSSDCTSQNPSSDVDQPGSAAGSTRRRRGKARPRNRKKAVITPLPPAPQPAQNKVTCDVQLRVRAEYMEHDSVLRNSIASDKQQPLERQFELLNRASQLLRARDLGSIVCDIKFSELANLDAFWADYLSGALLEALKGVFITDSLKRAAGQEAVRLLVSVDQDDYERGRKLLVDSQSSAHCSTGGY from the exons ATGGCTAAATACAGTCGTTCGGGGGATTTTTACTGGGAAGAGACCGAGTGTTTGACCTACTACGAGATGCTGTCCCTTCACGAGCTCTTCGCGGTCGTCGGGTCTCAGCTGACCGCGACAGACGTCGAGGTCTTGTCGTTTCTCCTGGACGAGACCTACTCGGGGAGGCACCCGTTGGACCCCGACGGGTGGACCGAGGCGTCGGCGGACTACGGTGGTCCGCCGGAGGCCGCTGAGCCCCCGAGCCCGCTGCTCGTTCGGGCCTGGCGGCGGTCGCAACCGCGCGGCTCGCCGTGTCCCGTCGCGGCTCGACACCGACCCAAAAGCGGCGTCGAGCTGCTGCTGGCGCTGGAGCGGCGCGGCTACCTGGGCGACAGCAACCTGCGGCCGCTTTTACAGCTTTTACGGGTTCTTACGCGCCACGACCTCCTTCCCTTCGTCTCCCACAAAAAGAGGAGGACAG TTTCCCCTCAGCGTTCCTACGATGACCTGTCGGGCATGGGGGGCCGCGGAAATGTCAGGGCTGCTGAGGAGAGAGGGACCAAACAAGAGACGGTTCCGTCGTCTGACTGCACATCTCAGAACCCGAGCTCAg ATGTTGACCAGCCTGGGTCAGCAGCTGGCTCGACACGGCGGAGGAGGGGCAAGGCTCGTCCCCGTAACAGGAAGAAGGCGGTGATCACGCCTCTGCCGCCAGCACCACAACCTGCTCAGAACAAAGTGACCTGTG ATGTCCAGCTGCGTGTGCGGGCGGAGTACATGGAGCACGATTCGGTGCTACGTAACAGCATCGCTTCCGACAAGCAGCAGCCCTTGGAGCGACAATTTGAGCTGCTGAACCGGGCCAGCCAGCTGCTGCGCGCCCGCGACCTGGGCTCCATTGTCTGCGACATCAAGTTCTCCGAGCTGGCCAACCTGGACGCCTTCTGGGCCGACTACCTGAGCGGCGCCCTGCTGGAGGCCCTGAAGGGCGTCTTCATCACCGACTCCCTGAAGAGGGCGGCGGGGCAGGAGGCGGTCCGGCTGCTGGTCAGCGTGGACCAGGACGACTacgagagagggaggaagctGCTAGTTGACAGCCAGAGCTCAgctcactgcagcacaggagg
- the dedd1 gene encoding death effector domain-containing 1 isoform X1 encodes MAKYSRSGDFYWEETECLTYYEMLSLHELFAVVGSQLTATDVEVLSFLLDETYSGRHPLDPDGWTEASADYGGPPEAAEPPSPLLVRAWRRSQPRGSPCPVAARHRPKSGVELLLALERRGYLGDSNLRPLLQLLRVLTRHDLLPFVSHKKRRTVSPQRSYDDLSGMGGRGNVRAAEERGTKQETVPSSDCTSQNPSSADVDQPGSAAGSTRRRRGKARPRNRKKAVITPLPPAPQPAQNKVTCDVQLRVRAEYMEHDSVLRNSIASDKQQPLERQFELLNRASQLLRARDLGSIVCDIKFSELANLDAFWADYLSGALLEALKGVFITDSLKRAAGQEAVRLLVSVDQDDYERGRKLLVDSQSSAHCSTGGY; translated from the exons ATGGCTAAATACAGTCGTTCGGGGGATTTTTACTGGGAAGAGACCGAGTGTTTGACCTACTACGAGATGCTGTCCCTTCACGAGCTCTTCGCGGTCGTCGGGTCTCAGCTGACCGCGACAGACGTCGAGGTCTTGTCGTTTCTCCTGGACGAGACCTACTCGGGGAGGCACCCGTTGGACCCCGACGGGTGGACCGAGGCGTCGGCGGACTACGGTGGTCCGCCGGAGGCCGCTGAGCCCCCGAGCCCGCTGCTCGTTCGGGCCTGGCGGCGGTCGCAACCGCGCGGCTCGCCGTGTCCCGTCGCGGCTCGACACCGACCCAAAAGCGGCGTCGAGCTGCTGCTGGCGCTGGAGCGGCGCGGCTACCTGGGCGACAGCAACCTGCGGCCGCTTTTACAGCTTTTACGGGTTCTTACGCGCCACGACCTCCTTCCCTTCGTCTCCCACAAAAAGAGGAGGACAG TTTCCCCTCAGCGTTCCTACGATGACCTGTCGGGCATGGGGGGCCGCGGAAATGTCAGGGCTGCTGAGGAGAGAGGGACCAAACAAGAGACGGTTCCGTCGTCTGACTGCACATCTCAGAACCCGAGCTCAg CAGATGTTGACCAGCCTGGGTCAGCAGCTGGCTCGACACGGCGGAGGAGGGGCAAGGCTCGTCCCCGTAACAGGAAGAAGGCGGTGATCACGCCTCTGCCGCCAGCACCACAACCTGCTCAGAACAAAGTGACCTGTG ATGTCCAGCTGCGTGTGCGGGCGGAGTACATGGAGCACGATTCGGTGCTACGTAACAGCATCGCTTCCGACAAGCAGCAGCCCTTGGAGCGACAATTTGAGCTGCTGAACCGGGCCAGCCAGCTGCTGCGCGCCCGCGACCTGGGCTCCATTGTCTGCGACATCAAGTTCTCCGAGCTGGCCAACCTGGACGCCTTCTGGGCCGACTACCTGAGCGGCGCCCTGCTGGAGGCCCTGAAGGGCGTCTTCATCACCGACTCCCTGAAGAGGGCGGCGGGGCAGGAGGCGGTCCGGCTGCTGGTCAGCGTGGACCAGGACGACTacgagagagggaggaagctGCTAGTTGACAGCCAGAGCTCAgctcactgcagcacaggagg